From Euwallacea similis isolate ESF13 chromosome 11, ESF131.1, whole genome shotgun sequence, the proteins below share one genomic window:
- the LOC136412169 gene encoding uncharacterized protein, protein MGTKQNEVYCPLDQAFLKDFEIPQRNNLQHLKTVLRSLAQLQGNLIEPQKTCEYSVKNVADRVLCSDLFNSLERRKITEVLEMVQNELNELLQTQILVKSLWQVGNSNVCLSADTKKAIFLNAASDNNQLMPFAYDALLYIFSLSDEKFRQKHFDQLISFYFNSLGKATKHFEELSEAHAELQIRNLLPVVKFSVASTTKDSEILNNIRNFLKYPQLHQEDIYEITKNKLSSDDFELLNFRLIPLNEKNGHLGEYFHLFVKTNFQNELQEFTVFTKILMATGQIFKEIIKTGVGKKEHFFYTTLLTLFKKVGMNDFLDFAPQCYLARYCGVVLEDLGGLGYKGLKPNEILDLRGLKLVIEKLAKFHSAGMIAEELIKKETGKEFRFGEEYKEYLKESFLFYDGKLKKLFDGAIKALLHVAKKLPEVTESLGMSEAELEVTLADFYLSTFSKVKTSTKIRNVINHGDMYVGNMLFKMDQNGSPEKAILVDFQLLRYIPPCFELIFFIYVSSTKSTRTNHWTELLDYYYKNFADNLKQFNLDLNAILPRKDFEEEVNRIKSASIANAFFYGHVTYSDSDLREKILHGEDQAKYYMDDHRDEFVDIAWSNERYRGLLRALMEDIVEVIQKGC, encoded by the coding sequence ATGGGAACTAAGCAAAACGAAGTTTATTGTCCCTTGGATCAAGCATTTCTCAAGGATTTTGAAATCCCACAGAGGAATAATCTGCAACACTTGAAGACTGTTTTGAGATCTCTTGCGCAGCTTCAAGGAAACCTCATAGAGCCACAGAAAACTTGTGAGTATTCAGTCAAAAATGTTGCAGACAGAGTGTTGTGTTCAGATTTGTTTAACTCGTTGGAGCGGCGTAAGATAACGGAAGTATTAGAGATGGTgcaaaatgaattaaatgagCTATTGCAGACACAGATTTTAGTAAAAAGTCTTTGGCAGGTTGGGAATAGCAACGTTTGCTTGAGCGCCGAtacaaaaaaagcaatatttctGAACGCTGCTTCTGACAATAATCAGCTAATGCCCTTTGCATACGATGCATTGCTCTATATCTTCTCTTTAAGCGACGAAAAATTTAGGCAAAAGCATTTTGACCAACTtatttctttctatttcaacTCACTCGGGAAGGCAACGAAGCACTTCGAAGAACTCAGTGAAGCGCATGCAGAGcttcaaattagaaatttgcTACCTGTGGTTAAATTTAGTGTAGCTAGTACCACAAAGGATTCAGAAATATTGAACAATATTCGCAACTTCCTGAAATACCCCCAGTTACACCAAGAGGATATTTATGAGATAACTAAGAACAAACTCTCCTCAGACGACTTTGAGCTCTTAAACTTCCGACTCATAccattaaatgagaaaaacgGACATTTGGGAGAATATTTTCATCTCTTCGTGaagacaaattttcaaaatgaacttCAAGAATTCACAGTTTTTACCAAAATCCTCATGGCAACTGGTCAGATTTTcaaggaaatcatcaaaacagGAGTAGGGAAAAAGGAGCATTTCTTCTATACAACTCTCTTAACTTTATTCAAGAAAGTGGGGATGAATGATTTTCTGGATTTTGCCCCTCAGTGCTACCTTGCTAGGTATTGCGGAGTAGTCTTGGAAGATCTTGGAGGACTCGGCTATAAAGGACTAAAACCTAATGAGATTTTGGATCTGAGAGGGTTAAAGCTGGTTATAGAGAAACTTGCCAAGTTCCACTCTGCTGGGATGATTGCTGAAGAGCTAATTAAGAAAGAGACTGGGAAAGAATTTAGATTTGGTGAGGAGTACAAGGAGTATCTGAAAgaatcttttttgttttatgatgGCAAGTTAAAGAAGTTGTTCGATGGTGCTATTAAAGCTCTCCTGCatgttgcaaaaaaattgccagAGGTAACGGAAAGTCTTGGAATGTCTGAAGCGGAACTAGAAGTAACACTTGCGGACTTCTATTtaagcacattttcaaaaGTGAAAACATCCACGAAAATTAGGAACGTTATAAATCATGGAGACATGTACGTTGGAAACATGCTCTTTAAAATGGACCAGAATGGCTCCCCAGAAAAGGCAATTTTGGTCGATTTTCAGCTGTTGAGGTACATACCTCCATGTTTCgaacttatttttttcatctatGTTTCCTCAACCAAAAGCACCAGAACAAATCACTGGACAGAACTCCTTGATTACTACTACAAGAACTTTGCTGACAACCTAAAGCAATTCAATTTGGATCTAAATGCGATTTTACCAAGGAAGGATTTTGAGGAAGAGGTAAATCGCATTAAATCAGCCTCAATAGCTAATGCATTCTTTTATGGTCATGTCACATATAGTGATTCAGACTTAAGGGAAAAAATACTACACGGTGAGGATCAAGCAAAGTATTATATGGACGATCATAGGGATGAGTTTGTGGATATTGCATGGAGTAATGAGCGCTATAGGGGGCTTTTAAGGGCGCTTATGGAGGACATCGTTGAGGTGATACAAAAAGGTTGTTAA
- the LOC136412171 gene encoding uncharacterized protein, with amino-acid sequence MMEHPSDCCHKNITNVDNLLTLIKDIAKGQASELSDEATKKTCELQFKDATSLVTSSDLFDSLDKEVVKREVELRLAALETIAADGLLVKNHGIKNTYVPSSYEVLGLIFAQTNEKFRQTHLHKLLDFFYNELQVNLELNGSKLALSRSKFDFEVKTLLPLVKLEILHDLMESTTDNGRISELVSNITNFFNNPRMNQEDIYVVIKNKLGSNAFDLSSYELILMDQRNGHLGEYFQLYVDINRGGDDEKLNFFVKFLTPKAEYMKNFVKNGPSMKEDFFYLTYLPKLEEAGLGPLTEFAPRCYFSRVDDVLVLDDMSQDGFVGLTPNIKLEFDALKLAVQGLAKLHSCSIILEEILSQKEGSNVRLNEIYGPYLKEVAFQMDNEHLEMMQNTFEISILHCLSKFPEIAHQYSNEELAKNITKGFKIMLEKVKPSEKFRNVICHGDVYVSNMLFKFNDQAKCVDFKLIDFQILRYCPPTQDLLFFLYQNSLKSTLDLHLEELISDYYEVLSSCLAKYNVNINSIYTRETFDKCIEYMKSEGVFHALFYSPMQTIDPEKRERMAQSDAEMEKLFTDPLYLVNQGMEEEYYRKVMRGLCEHFIDLCDKGLL; translated from the coding sequence ATGATGGAGCACCCAAGTGATTGTTGTCATAAAAACATTACAAATGTGGACAATTTGCTCACGCTCATTAAAGATATAGCGAAGGGGCAAGCTAGTGAACTAAGTGATGAAGCTACGAAGAAAACTTGTGAGTTACAGTTTAAAGATGCAACATCCCTAGTGACTTCTTCAGATTTGTTCGATTCTCTGGACAAGGAGGTTGTGAAGCGCGAAGTGGAGCTTCGACTTGCAGCTTTGGAAACCATTGCCGCAGACGGACTTTTAGTAAAAAATCATGGAATTAAGAACACATACGTGCCAAGTTCTTATGAAGTTTTAGGACTGATTTTTGCCCAAACCAATGAAAAATTTCGTCAGACTCATCTACACAAGCTTCTAGATTTCTTCTACAATGAACTCCAGGTTAACTTAGAGCTTAATGGGAGCAAGCTCGCATTAAGTCgctcaaaatttgattttgaggTGAAAACCCTGCTGCCTTTAGTGAAATTGGAAATTCTTCATGATTTAATGGAATCTACAACTGATAATGGCCGCATTTCTGAGCTAGTGAGTAATattacaaacttttttaacaatCCAAGGATGAATCAAGAGGACATCTACGTTGTGATTAAAAACAAGCTCGGCTCTAATGCATTTGATTTAAGTTCTTATGAGCTTATTCTGATGGATCAGCGAAATGGCCATTTGGGCGAATACTTTCAACTGTATGTGGACATTAACCGAGGAGGGGACGATGAGAAATTGAACTtctttgtgaaatttttaactccGAAAGCTGAATATATGAAGAACTTTGTTAAAAACGGTCCATCGATGAAAGAAGATTTCTTTTACCTGACCTATCTACCAAAACTTGAAGAAGCAGGTTTGGGTCCATTAACAGAGTTTGCTCCAAGGTGTTACTTTTCCAGAGTGGATGATGTATTGGTTTTAGATGATATGAGCCAAGATGGTTTTGTGGGGCTTACTCCCAACATAAAGCTGGAGTTTGACGCTCTTAAATTGGCAGTACAAGGATTGGCAAAATTGCACTCATGTAGTATTATTCTTGAGgaaattttatcacaaaaagAGGGCAGTAATGTGAGGTTGAATGAGATATATGGGCCGTACTTGAAGGAAGTGGCATTTCAAATGGATAATGAACATCTAGAGATGATGCAGAATACCTTCGAAATTTCCATATTGCATTGTCTATCGAAATTTCCAGAGATAGCGCACCAATATTCCAATGAAGAGCTTGCGAAGAACATCACAAAGGGCTTTAAAATTATGCTCGAAAAAGTGAAACCTTCGGAGAAATTCAGGAACGTGATATGCCATGGCGACGTTTATGTATCCAATATGCTCTTCAAGTTTAATGATCAAGCAAAATGCGTTGATTTTAAGCTCATAGACTTCCAAATATTAAGATATTGCCCCCCAACTCAAGACTTATTATTCTTCTTGTATCAAAACTCTCTTAAAAGCACGCTAGATCTCCATTTGGAAGAGCTGATCAGCGACTACTATGAGGTTTTATCAAGCTGTCTGGCCAAATACAATGTAAATATCAATAGCATCTATACCAGAGAAACCTTCGACAAGTGCATAGAGTACATGAAGTCAGAAGGAGTTTTCCACGCCCTGTTTTATTCTCCTATGCAAACTATCGATCCAGAGAAAAGAGAGAGAATGGCCCAAAGTGATGCAGAGATGGAAAAATTGTTCACAGATCCTCTTTATTTGGTTAACCAGGGAATGGAGGAGGAATATTACCGGAAGGTGATGAGGGGCTTGTGCGAACATTTTATTGACCTCTGTGATAAGGGGCTTTTGTAA
- the LOC136412164 gene encoding uncharacterized protein, which yields MSHEPFGLKSIEAALEGILPDGSKKEYNLRKISEIKYTLEVRKSTGAVVDKSLFLLVKVPAELKSECHVGLIGEKPIFQLLSNANEPFSAFCHDASQENFREPKFNSLEDLKTILLGVSEYQVKFIENPSNQPSEMDVKKTAHLAIKKLGLTCAESKIEKAVAWLEKELNNLIKTKDKLLVPSYWTPTANLLIKGDNTDSMFFNFVSKIELMPPAYDALMYLFSLSDETFRQRHFADLMNFYFEAFNRASSKLTRSYNERQTRVLLPLVKLKQIASSPKPPKELAANISKFLVHYIINQEDIYEVLKNYLSTTDYKLLDYSLQPLSEKNGHLGEYFYLNIAADYQSSVQHIQLFVKVLIAPVEEMQAFIYSGPAKTEDFFYNTLCPLYVEHGLGNLLDFAPKCYLSRINWLMMLEDLSRIGYQSLKLNTVLDHEGVGAAVSKLARFHASSIVFEELSSQKFGKQTRMNEIFPKYIGNLMDAMKDEDSIIKVFLERSRKDLHHVVDKCADITDKLKLSKEELKEKCNKVFSSLFQRPSTKLRKVINHGDMYLGNVLVKPRENSNPTKAMLIDFQMLHYAQPAAELLSCIYCLSGKDTRNRHFQSLIDRYYNEVHAVLADFSLDPEEIFPRDLFDQDIKANIPIGIMQGFGYNHLTHIDPNFREEITHDEAKMKYYLENHREEVIDMSWSNEEYRSVIRGLIEDLIDLIESDYS from the coding sequence ATGAGTCACGAGCCATTTGGCCTGAAAAGCATCGAAGCAGCGTTGGAGGGAATTCTACCTGATGGAAGCAAAAAAGAATACAACCTTAGGAAGATcagtgaaataaaatatacctTAGAAGTGCGAAAAAGTACGGGCGCAGTGGTAGATAAAAGTCTGTTTCTCCTAGTCAAGGTTCCTGCGGAATTGAAGAGCGAGTGTCATGTGGGGCTGATAGGggaaaaaccaatttttcaaCTCCTAAGCAATGCCAACGAGCCTTTTAGTGCTTTCTGCCATGATGCGTCGCAGGAGAATTTCAGAGAGCCCAAGTTTAACTCCCTTGAAGACCTAAAGACGATTTTACTAGGAGTGTCGGAATATCAAGtcaaatttattgagaatCCTTCAAATCAACCTTCAGAAATGGACGTTAAAAAAACTGCACATTTGGCCATTAAGAAACTAGGTTTAACCTGTGCAGAAAGTAAAATCGAAAAGGCTGTGGCGTGGCTTGAGAAGGAGCTGAACAACCTCATAAAAACTAAGGATAAACTTCTAGTTCCCAGCTATTGGACTCCCACGGCAAACCTTCTAATCAAAGGCGATAACACCGACAGCATGTTCTTCAATTTCGTATCAAAAATAGAATTGATGCCGCCAGCATACGACGCTTTAATGTACTTGTTTTCCCTCAGCGACGAAACCTTCAGACAGCGACACTTTGCCGACCTAATGAACTTCTACTTTGAAGCTTTTAATAGAGCTTCCAGTAAGCTCACGAGATCCTACAACGAGAGGCAAACCAGAGTGTTACTGCCTTTGgttaaattaaagcaaatagCTTCGTCGCCAAAACCTCCAAAAGAACTCGCGGCTAACATCTCAAAATTCTTAGTCCACTACATCATCAACCAAGAAGATATATACGAAGTCTTGAAAAACTACCTGTCAACAACTGATTACAAACTCCTGGACTACAGCTTGCAGCCATTATCCGAGAAAAACGGCCATTTGGGCGAATATTTTTACCTGAACATCGCAGCAGATTACCAAAGCAGTGTTCAACATATACAATTGTTTGTGAAAGTCCTGATAGCTCCAGTTGAAGAAATGCAGGCGTTTATTTATAGTGGGCCAGCCAAAACTGAGGATTTCTTCTACAACACCCTATGTCCCCTCTACGTAGAGCATGGTCTAGGCAATCTCCTGGACTTTGCCCCGAAATGCTACCTGTCCAGAATCAATTGGCTCATGATGTTGGAAGATCTCAGTAGAATCGGGTATCAAAGTTTGAAGCTGAATACTGTATTAGACCATGAAGGAGTTGGCGCTGCTGTATCGAAACTTGCACGGTTTCATGCCTCCAGCATAGTATTTGAAGAACTTTCAAGCCAGAAGTTTGGAAAGCAAACAAGGatgaatgaaatatttcccaagtatattggaaatttaatgGATGCAATGAAAGATGAAGATTCAATTATTAAGGTTTTCCTAGAGAGGTCACGCAAAGATTTGCATCACGTCGTCGATAAATGTGCTGATATCACTGATAAGTTAAAGTTGTCTAAGGAAGAGCTGAAAGAGAAGTGCAACAAGGTGTTTTCATCTCTGTTCCAGAGACCTTCCACTAAGTTGAGGAAGGTGATCAATCATGGAGACATGTATTTAGGGAACGTACTCGTCAAACCTAGAGAAAACAGTAATCCCACAAAGGCAATGTTAATTGACTTTCAAATGCTGCACTACGCTCAACCCGCAGCTGAGCTGCTGAGTTGCATCTATTGTTTATCAGGCAAAGATACCAGAAATCGACACTTCCAAAGCTTAATTGATCGTTACTACAATGAGGTCCACGCAGTTCTGGCAGACTTCAGTTTAGACCCTGAAgagatatttccaagggaTTTATTCGATCAAGACATAAAGGCCAATATTCCTATAGGGATAATGCAGGGGTTTGGATACAATCATTTGACACACATAGATCCAAATTTTCGCGAAGAAATAACGCATGATGAGGCAAAGATGAAGTATTATTTAGAGAATCATAGAGAGGAAGTCATCGATATGTCGTGGAGCAATGAAGAGTATAGGAGTGTTATAAGAGGCCTGATTGAGGATTTGATTGATTTAATTGAGAGTGATTATAGCTGA